The proteins below are encoded in one region of Amycolatopsis magusensis:
- a CDS encoding helix-turn-helix domain-containing protein, translating into MAERPVPDLLRDPEEYARLLRAVHEAVLSGVPSPRSPRSLISASWDRSLAASVDPDRKLPPVVCERGDLADLRDAHPLAPVLPLLRQTLVSIADDAEHIMIVTDADGLILWREGASEVCRRADEVRLAEGTRWSEDEIGTNAMGTALATGEAVQIYSAEHLVRTYHTWTCAAAPLRDPDTGALLGAIDVSGPLRTVHPAMLALVTASASLAEGQLRAQLAVRDERTRRANMPHLEALRGEPGALLSASGRVLATEACDLPSTVDVRRGAVALPDGRLGTVEPLPDGFLLRVKRGTRVTRAPKLSLQFLGDGYPSATVDGREVPITLRHAETLTLLALHPGGLSADKLAWQLYGDAGNPVTVRAEIHRLRGQLGPDAVRTRPYRLGAEVDADFLRARNAARRGEVAEFAGPLLPESESPAVREERESLTALVRHVLLTNGGAEALWSYWDTSCGVDDLEIMDALLDALAQDDPRRSLVHTHRARLG; encoded by the coding sequence GACCCCGAGGAGTACGCGCGGTTGCTGCGAGCCGTGCACGAAGCCGTGCTGTCCGGGGTGCCCTCGCCCAGGTCCCCGCGTTCGCTGATCTCCGCGTCCTGGGACCGGTCGCTGGCCGCCAGCGTCGATCCGGACCGCAAGCTGCCGCCGGTGGTCTGCGAGCGCGGCGATCTCGCGGACCTGCGGGACGCGCACCCGCTGGCCCCGGTCCTGCCGCTGCTGCGGCAGACACTGGTCAGCATCGCCGACGACGCCGAGCACATCATGATCGTCACCGACGCGGACGGGCTGATCCTGTGGCGCGAGGGCGCCAGCGAGGTCTGCCGCCGCGCGGACGAGGTCCGGCTGGCCGAGGGCACGCGCTGGAGCGAGGACGAGATCGGCACCAACGCCATGGGCACCGCGCTGGCCACCGGCGAGGCCGTGCAGATCTACTCCGCCGAGCACCTGGTGCGCACCTACCACACCTGGACCTGCGCGGCGGCGCCGTTGCGCGACCCGGACACCGGCGCGCTGCTCGGCGCGATCGACGTCAGCGGGCCGTTGCGCACGGTGCACCCGGCGATGCTGGCCCTGGTCACGGCGTCGGCGAGCCTGGCGGAAGGACAGCTGCGGGCGCAGCTCGCGGTCCGCGACGAGCGGACGCGGCGAGCCAACATGCCGCACCTGGAGGCGTTGCGCGGGGAACCGGGCGCGTTGCTGTCCGCCAGCGGGCGCGTGCTGGCCACCGAAGCCTGCGACCTGCCGTCCACAGTGGACGTCCGACGTGGGGCGGTGGCGCTGCCGGACGGCCGTCTCGGCACGGTCGAACCGCTGCCCGACGGCTTCCTGCTGCGGGTCAAGCGTGGCACCAGGGTGACACGCGCCCCGAAGCTCTCGCTCCAGTTCCTCGGTGACGGCTACCCATCGGCCACAGTGGACGGTCGTGAAGTGCCGATCACCCTGCGGCACGCGGAAACCCTCACCCTGCTCGCGTTGCACCCGGGCGGGCTCAGCGCGGACAAACTGGCCTGGCAGCTCTACGGCGACGCGGGCAATCCGGTGACCGTGCGCGCCGAGATCCACCGGCTGCGCGGCCAGCTCGGGCCGGACGCCGTGCGCACCCGGCCGTACCGGCTGGGCGCCGAAGTGGACGCCGACTTCCTCCGTGCCCGGAACGCGGCCCGCCGCGGGGAGGTGGCCGAGTTCGCCGGTCCTCTGCTGCCGGAGTCGGAATCGCCCGCCGTGCGGGAAGAACGCGAGTCGTTGACCGCCCTGGTGCGCCACGTCCTGCTGACCAACGGCGGAGCCGAGGCCCTTTGGTCCTATTGGGACACTTCCTGCGGTGTCGACGACCTCGAGATCATGGACGCCCTGCTCGACGCACTGGCGCAGGACGACCCGCGCCGCTCACTCGTGCACACCCACCGCGCCCGGCTCGGCTGA
- a CDS encoding response regulator, with protein MIRLVIVDDHPIVRGGLRDMFADAEDIVVVGEAGDGAEGIERAKALAADVVLMDLRMPGMDGVAATAALRERAPSARVLVLTTFDGESDVLPAIEAGAISYLLKDALPDELMRAVRAAARGESVLAPSVTQHLMGQVRRSGAGTLTDREKQVLQLVANGSSNREAATALFIGEASIKTHLQHIYDKFGVRDRASAVAEGYRRRLLT; from the coding sequence ATGATCCGGCTGGTGATCGTCGACGACCACCCGATCGTGAGGGGCGGTCTTCGCGACATGTTCGCGGACGCCGAGGACATCGTCGTGGTCGGTGAGGCCGGGGACGGCGCCGAGGGCATCGAGCGGGCGAAGGCGCTGGCAGCGGACGTCGTGCTGATGGACCTCCGGATGCCCGGGATGGACGGCGTCGCCGCGACCGCGGCCCTGCGCGAGCGGGCCCCGAGTGCCCGGGTGCTGGTCCTGACCACCTTCGACGGCGAGAGCGACGTGCTGCCGGCGATCGAGGCGGGGGCGATCAGCTATCTCCTGAAGGACGCGCTGCCCGACGAACTGATGCGGGCCGTCCGTGCGGCCGCGCGTGGGGAGTCGGTGCTCGCGCCGTCGGTGACGCAGCACCTCATGGGGCAGGTCCGGCGGTCCGGCGCCGGCACGCTGACCGATCGGGAGAAACAGGTGCTGCAACTGGTCGCCAACGGCAGCTCGAACCGGGAGGCCGCGACCGCGTTGTTCATCGGCGAAGCGAGCATCAAGACCCACCTGCAGCACATCTACGACAAGTTCGGCGTTCGTGACCGAGCCTCGGCGGTGGCCGAGGGCTACCGCCGCCGCCTGCTCACCTGA
- a CDS encoding DUF6292 family protein, with protein MTIEFDLAAARGLPRYVREVAAELGLGSGSFFVQLDSPAHAYLAIDERLPRFPDRELALVWDEEDGWALAVETTSAENLTVLAYLGGDVLPSPAVVARFARRPLSAVRSNSPEPPALRTAGDHDDLIQRLARYTPPGDGPGSPVSPGPPSAAPVG; from the coding sequence ATGACCATCGAATTCGATCTGGCCGCGGCGCGGGGCCTGCCCCGGTACGTGCGCGAGGTGGCGGCCGAACTCGGTTTGGGCAGCGGCAGTTTCTTCGTCCAGCTGGATTCGCCCGCACACGCCTACCTGGCCATCGACGAGCGGCTTCCCCGCTTCCCGGACCGCGAGCTCGCCCTGGTGTGGGACGAGGAGGACGGCTGGGCGCTGGCCGTGGAGACCACCTCCGCGGAGAACCTGACCGTGCTGGCCTACCTGGGTGGCGACGTGCTGCCGTCACCCGCCGTGGTCGCGCGGTTCGCGCGCCGGCCCCTGAGCGCGGTGCGGTCGAACTCCCCGGAACCGCCCGCGTTGCGCACGGCCGGTGACCACGACGACCTCATCCAGCGGCTGGCCCGGTACACCCCGCCGGGTGACGGCCCTGGCTCGCCGGTCAGTCCCGGACCGCCTTCGGCCGCTCCGGTGGGGTAG
- a CDS encoding DMT family transporter, with protein sequence MTAVWPAMAMAVCAAAAFGTSGALQHRVARRTARRPGSRFGVVRSLAREPVWLASLALNGTGVVLHWIALSRASVALVQPVLVLDLLFAVLGASMLRRHWPDRIVVLGALLCAGGLAAFLVLAEPVPGHSVPGTGETLLVGGCVLAVVAACLAVAARFPGTARTLSLASATGVLFGVTAGIAKLATDDLDGGLAAMLTHWPVYAVIVCATCAFVLSQYAFRAGVAVAPALGVMVVLNPLAGIAVGALWLGERINAGPGALAGEVFALGFTAAGIAVLAKRAPAAERRPEITPERRTSAEPGAVGVHE encoded by the coding sequence ATGACGGCGGTGTGGCCCGCGATGGCGATGGCCGTGTGCGCCGCGGCGGCGTTCGGCACCAGTGGCGCGTTGCAGCACCGGGTCGCCCGCCGCACCGCCCGCCGGCCCGGGAGCCGGTTCGGCGTGGTCCGGTCGCTGGCGCGGGAGCCGGTGTGGCTGGCTTCGCTGGCGCTGAACGGAACCGGGGTCGTGCTGCACTGGATCGCGCTCAGCCGCGCCTCGGTGGCACTTGTGCAGCCGGTGCTGGTGCTCGACCTGCTGTTCGCCGTACTGGGCGCGAGCATGCTGCGACGGCACTGGCCCGATCGGATCGTCGTCCTCGGCGCGCTGCTCTGCGCCGGTGGCCTGGCGGCCTTCCTGGTGCTCGCCGAGCCCGTCCCCGGTCATTCGGTGCCCGGCACCGGCGAAACCCTTTTGGTGGGCGGCTGTGTGCTGGCCGTGGTGGCCGCCTGCCTGGCGGTGGCGGCCCGGTTCCCTGGCACAGCGCGGACCTTGAGCCTGGCCTCGGCGACCGGCGTGCTGTTCGGCGTCACCGCGGGCATCGCCAAGCTCGCGACCGACGACCTGGACGGCGGCCTCGCGGCCATGCTCACCCACTGGCCCGTGTACGCGGTCATCGTCTGCGCCACCTGCGCGTTCGTGCTCAGCCAGTACGCGTTCCGGGCAGGCGTGGCGGTCGCTCCGGCGCTCGGCGTGATGGTGGTGCTCAACCCGCTGGCCGGGATCGCGGTCGGCGCGTTGTGGCTGGGCGAACGCATCAACGCCGGTCCCGGCGCGCTCGCCGGTGAGGTGTTCGCACTGGGCTTCACGGCGGCCGGGATCGCCGTACTCGCCAAACGGGCACCGGCGGCGGAGCGGCGACCCGAAATCACTCCTGAGCGGCGAACCTCAGCCGAGCCGGGCGCGGTGGGTGTGCACGAGTGA